The Zobellia alginiliquefaciens genome contains a region encoding:
- a CDS encoding AI-2E family transporter: protein MKDRKTNSALISTEFNRKVLVTVGIVTVTVLFTLLLLNGFRVILLILAGILVAAFFLGIAKFIQSKTPLSQKYSLLVSVLLVVGTMVGISFALAPSISQQVSSLEEQLPRAADETFNKIEHTTFGSFIIKRVKEMDLQPESGQIKQLFGSLGGTLSTVYIVVFLGIFFTVDPKAYLRGMVVLFPKTRRNRAREILVEMGHTLQKWLLGKLLSMLIVGVLTGIGLVLLGVPLALTLAIFAAIISFIPNFGPLLSLIPAFLLAFMVSPTTALYVVLLYIAVQALESNLLTPLIQKKMISLPMALILIAQVTLGIFTGVLGVILAVPLVAILIVLIKKVYIEDLLSDHKHDYNNENQSAT, encoded by the coding sequence ATGAAAGATAGAAAAACTAATTCGGCATTGATATCAACGGAATTTAACCGAAAGGTCCTCGTTACGGTTGGCATTGTTACGGTAACTGTACTATTTACACTGTTACTATTGAACGGTTTCCGGGTGATTCTTCTTATACTGGCGGGGATCTTGGTGGCTGCATTTTTCTTAGGCATAGCCAAATTCATTCAATCGAAAACTCCCTTATCCCAAAAATACTCCCTTCTGGTTTCTGTGCTACTTGTGGTGGGTACCATGGTCGGTATCTCCTTCGCCTTGGCGCCTAGCATTTCGCAACAAGTCAGTTCTTTGGAAGAGCAGCTGCCACGGGCTGCAGACGAGACCTTTAACAAAATAGAGCATACAACGTTCGGAAGTTTTATAATCAAGCGGGTAAAAGAAATGGATTTACAACCCGAAAGCGGTCAAATCAAGCAATTGTTCGGTTCGCTGGGGGGGACACTGAGTACGGTCTATATTGTTGTTTTTTTGGGCATTTTCTTTACAGTTGATCCCAAAGCCTATCTAAGGGGCATGGTCGTGTTGTTCCCTAAAACGCGAAGGAACCGTGCCCGGGAAATTTTAGTGGAAATGGGGCATACGCTACAAAAATGGTTGCTTGGAAAGCTGCTTTCCATGTTGATAGTGGGGGTACTTACCGGTATTGGGTTGGTACTTTTAGGGGTACCCTTAGCTTTAACCTTGGCTATTTTTGCGGCCATTATCAGCTTTATTCCGAATTTCGGACCGTTACTGTCGCTGATTCCTGCCTTTTTGCTAGCATTTATGGTGAGTCCCACGACGGCTTTGTACGTGGTTCTGTTGTACATCGCAGTACAAGCGCTTGAAAGTAATTTGTTGACTCCGTTGATTCAGAAAAAAATGATATCGCTTCCGATGGCATTAATACTTATCGCACAGGTGACCCTAGGAATTTTCACAGGGGTTCTTGGTGTTATCCTTGCCGTTCCATTGGTCGCTATATTAATAGTTTTGATCAAGAAGGTCTATATTGAGGATTTGCTCTCTGATCATAAGCATGATTACAATAATGAGAATCAGTCGGCTACTTAG
- a CDS encoding response regulator, producing MEVLRIFLVDDDHDDQEFFSESLSKINGNFELSKYNSGAELVNEISTKPLIPDIIFLDLYMPVITGEDCLKALRRNSKFDSVPIVIYSTEYDIDRIAELFKLGANRYLKKPDSFDSLVASIKVCLSSLHRNALGGNAIINVVA from the coding sequence ATGGAAGTATTGAGAATATTTTTGGTGGATGACGATCACGATGATCAAGAATTTTTTAGTGAATCACTTTCTAAAATCAATGGTAATTTCGAATTATCGAAATATAACAGCGGCGCAGAACTTGTGAATGAGATCTCTACCAAACCTCTTATCCCTGATATAATCTTTTTAGATTTATATATGCCTGTCATTACTGGAGAAGACTGCCTTAAAGCTCTGCGGAGAAATAGCAAATTTGATTCTGTACCTATCGTGATATATTCAACTGAATATGATATTGATCGAATTGCTGAACTTTTTAAGCTAGGAGCTAATAGATATTTAAAAAAGCCCGACTCGTTTGATTCTTTGGTCGCTTCCATAAAGGTTTGCTTGAGTTCGCTCCACCGGAACGCTCTCGGAGGGAATGCCATCATCAATGTTGTGGCTTAA
- a CDS encoding gliding motility-associated C-terminal domain-containing protein, giving the protein MRVDYLKIGLAILFGLLFNVTDLYAQENKILNNDRLRIGNGNQNSINTYGNMEQPFYYNGSEYRKLTYSTYPLDIQWGIGGDGTQNWNTSGSLTENPALANQVFDYSNFTITNAATGDGYGQIRTYGDITINGQDFRVENIYELLQPEGYIAIKVKITNMSASNAENVRLWVGTRDDYVGGSDGPTKERGNLVDEEFVILDNQADQAKAIKISTSEEAILFFSNSDRAYSTINRCCSFGNATNQNPATNNVTETGDGSYALYVRFNDLAANESDELIWYYGAGTLPEIDEIIARVANAAIGAFDNVTYNSADYTARINESGTGYWILVPDESPVPTSEQIENGVDYNGVTLIGSGNSPMQANQEYIFSLNGLTPSTDYDFYFVAEYFDGVEDTYTEIISEDLTTLEAPPVLTSFSPNNAAFGEMITLSGSHFLTTNNVLVGGLNASFTVIDENTVEVIVPDGAQDSYIELTNESGTATIESENTGNGDDSCSTGWSGAWQTISSNEDEILRSVTLKLANTDVSADYDLYLELYDTDDNPGSANPSEKFTSLVASSAELNIGANSNAAEFEFLFETNPELTGNENYYVVLKERASNPAITGGQSIYLSCDGNDNGGAGNNFSSLFHSFVTNPVFHISNPPSDVTLAPNTIMENNLEGAVIGSFSSVDADNGDSHVYMLVAGIGDEDNDHFTIDGNGLKANVVYDYETKNSYSIRILSTDEDGNEFQKNLIVTISDDVDEDNDGIPESTDNCPDTANANQTDTDSDGTGDVCDLDDDNDGTPDTEDAFPLDENEDTDTDGDGTGDNGDTDDDGDGTPDSEDVFPLDENEDTDTDGDGTGDNADNDDDGDGTADSEDAFPLDENEDTDTDGDGTGDNVDTDDDGDGTADSEDAFPLDENEDTDTDGDGTGDNTDNDDDNDGIVDIDDEFPKDSNEWSDIDEDGIGDNADTDDDDDGEEDIDTDGDGLGDNVDEDDDNDGIWDTEDDFPLDETETIDTDGDGTGDNADTDDDGDGYSDEQEIEHGTDATDSMDTPADNDNDGIPDTRDEDDDNDGIPDNMDYFPYDSKPTLSPAEAFTPNGDGMNDAWVVPGIENYPNNTVRVYNRYGHEVFAQKGYRNDWQGFFKDKNEKLPSGSYLYVIDLGNDEAPLKGWIFVNY; this is encoded by the coding sequence ATGAGAGTGGATTATTTGAAGATAGGATTGGCCATTCTTTTTGGTCTATTATTCAATGTGACTGATTTATACGCACAGGAGAATAAAATCTTAAACAATGATAGATTGCGAATTGGAAACGGTAACCAGAACTCTATCAATACCTATGGAAACATGGAGCAACCATTTTATTATAATGGTTCTGAATATCGAAAATTGACCTACTCTACTTATCCATTGGACATCCAATGGGGTATTGGAGGTGATGGTACCCAAAACTGGAATACCAGTGGTAGTCTGACCGAGAATCCCGCCTTGGCCAACCAAGTATTTGATTATTCAAACTTTACCATCACGAATGCCGCTACTGGTGATGGTTATGGACAAATTAGGACTTATGGAGATATTACCATCAACGGACAGGATTTCAGGGTGGAGAATATTTATGAGCTTCTACAACCGGAAGGGTACATCGCCATTAAAGTAAAGATAACCAATATGAGCGCTAGCAATGCTGAAAATGTTCGGCTTTGGGTAGGTACCAGAGATGATTATGTTGGAGGTAGCGATGGGCCAACAAAGGAACGAGGAAACTTGGTTGATGAGGAATTCGTTATTCTAGACAATCAGGCGGATCAAGCCAAGGCAATTAAAATATCTACTTCTGAAGAAGCTATTTTATTTTTTAGTAATTCCGATAGGGCGTATTCGACCATTAATAGGTGTTGCAGCTTTGGTAATGCCACCAATCAAAATCCAGCCACAAATAATGTTACCGAAACGGGAGACGGTTCTTATGCGCTATATGTACGTTTTAACGATTTGGCCGCTAACGAAAGTGATGAACTTATATGGTATTACGGTGCCGGAACGCTGCCTGAAATCGACGAAATTATCGCCAGGGTTGCCAATGCAGCCATAGGCGCTTTTGACAATGTAACGTATAATTCCGCAGATTATACGGCCCGTATCAATGAATCAGGCACTGGCTATTGGATATTAGTTCCTGATGAATCACCGGTACCTACCAGTGAACAGATCGAGAACGGAGTTGATTATAATGGAGTAACATTGATCGGTTCGGGTAATTCCCCGATGCAGGCCAATCAAGAATATATATTTTCATTAAATGGTCTAACACCTTCTACGGATTACGATTTCTACTTCGTGGCAGAATATTTTGACGGGGTCGAAGATACCTATACCGAGATTATAAGTGAAGATTTAACAACACTCGAGGCTCCTCCAGTCTTAACTTCCTTTAGTCCTAATAATGCGGCTTTTGGTGAGATGATCACCCTTTCAGGTTCTCATTTCTTGACTACTAATAATGTTCTAGTGGGGGGATTAAACGCCTCTTTCACCGTAATAGACGAAAATACGGTTGAGGTAATAGTACCCGATGGTGCACAAGACTCTTATATCGAACTTACTAATGAAAGTGGAACTGCCACCATAGAGTCTGAAAATACTGGCAATGGAGATGATAGTTGCAGTACTGGTTGGTCCGGTGCCTGGCAAACCATCAGTTCCAATGAGGATGAAATTTTAAGAAGCGTTACCTTGAAACTTGCGAATACAGACGTAAGCGCCGATTACGACTTATATTTGGAATTGTACGATACAGATGATAATCCGGGCTCAGCTAATCCTTCGGAAAAATTCACATCCTTAGTAGCATCCTCAGCAGAGTTGAACATTGGGGCGAACTCCAATGCTGCTGAGTTCGAGTTTCTGTTTGAAACCAATCCGGAACTTACCGGAAATGAAAACTACTATGTCGTTTTGAAGGAGCGGGCATCAAACCCTGCGATTACAGGAGGACAAAGTATTTATCTTTCATGTGACGGCAATGACAACGGCGGTGCAGGCAATAATTTTAGTTCACTTTTTCACTCTTTTGTCACAAATCCTGTTTTTCATATTAGTAATCCACCGTCTGACGTAACCCTTGCTCCAAACACAATTATGGAGAACAATTTAGAGGGAGCGGTTATTGGCTCATTTTCTTCAGTGGATGCAGATAATGGTGATTCCCATGTTTATATGTTGGTGGCAGGGATTGGAGATGAAGATAATGATCATTTCACGATTGACGGAAACGGTCTTAAGGCTAATGTTGTCTATGACTATGAAACCAAAAATTCTTACTCGATTCGAATCTTATCTACAGATGAAGATGGGAATGAATTTCAAAAGAATCTAATAGTTACGATTTCTGATGATGTTGATGAAGATAATGATGGGATTCCGGAAAGCACTGATAATTGCCCGGATACGGCTAATGCCAATCAAACGGATACCGATAGTGATGGTACAGGAGACGTTTGTGATTTAGATGATGATAACGATGGCACACCTGATACAGAGGACGCTTTCCCGTTAGACGAAAACGAGGATACCGATACGGACGGCGATGGAACCGGGGACAATGGGGATACGGATGACGATGGGGACGGAACACCGGATTCGGAGGATGTATTTCCATTAGACGAAAACGAGGATACCGATACGGATGGTGATGGAACCGGGGACAATGCCGATAATGACGACGACGGGGACGGAACAGCGGATTCGGAGGATGCATTTCCATTAGACGAAAACGAAGATACCGATACGGACGGTGATGGAACCGGAGACAATGTGGATACGGATGACGACGGGGACGGAACAGCGGATTCGGAGGATGCATTTCCATTAGACGAAAACGAGGATACCGATACCGATGGCGATGGAACCGGAGACAATACTGATAATGATGACGATAATGATGGGATTGTGGATATCGACGACGAATTTCCAAAAGATTCTAATGAATGGTCGGATATTGATGAGGATGGAATCGGTGATAATGCAGATACCGATGATGATGACGATGGTGAAGAGGATATTGATACCGATGGGGACGGCCTAGGGGATAATGTTGATGAGGATGACGACAATGATGGTATTTGGGATACTGAGGACGACTTCCCGCTGGATGAAACAGAAACCATCGATACAGATGGTGATGGTACCGGTGATAATGCCGATACCGACGATGATGGGGATGGGTACTCTGATGAACAGGAAATTGAACATGGAACGGACGCCACCGATTCAATGGATACACCTGCCGATAACGACAATGATGGTATTCCGGACACCAGGGACGAAGATGATGATAATGATGGTATTCCAGACAATATGGACTATTTTCCCTATGACAGCAAACCTACACTGAGTCCAGCAGAAGCCTTTACGCCTAATGGCGATGGTATGAACGATGCTTGGGTAGTGCCGGGAATAGAAAATTACCCCAATAACACGGTGCGGGTCTATAACCGATACGGTCATGAAGTTTTTGCCCAGAAGGGTTATCGAAACGATTGGCAGGGCTTCTTTAAAGATAAAAACGAGAAACTGCCTTCCGGATCTTATCTCTACGTAATCGACCTAGGAAATGATGAGGCTCCGTTGAAAGGTTGGATATTTGTCAACTATTAA
- a CDS encoding DUF6747 family protein encodes MKTVLLLKNIYLEGIKVISNIVIRNYLKLFTWFIVVLLMVVVHSFLYRIYWIYL; translated from the coding sequence ATGAAAACAGTTTTACTTCTAAAGAACATTTATCTAGAAGGCATCAAAGTTATAAGCAACATTGTTATTAGAAACTATCTTAAGCTTTTCACTTGGTTTATAGTAGTTTTACTTATGGTTGTAGTCCATTCGTTTCTATATAGAATATACTGGATTTACCTTTAA
- a CDS encoding ferritin-like domain-containing protein — protein MKNLEQLFEHQLKDLFSAENQLLDALSKMADKATDSNLKKAFEDHLEETKVQKKRIEEICKEFNLSPSGEKCKAMEGLIKEAQDFMEEVEDEDVLNAGLIAEAQRVEHYEISGYGTAIRYAKELGHKDVAKKLQETLDEEYAADNKLNKLAESRLNKSAMA, from the coding sequence ATGAAGAATTTGGAACAATTATTTGAACATCAATTAAAAGACCTGTTCAGTGCAGAAAATCAATTATTGGATGCCTTGTCCAAAATGGCGGATAAAGCAACCGATAGCAATTTGAAAAAAGCATTTGAAGATCACTTGGAAGAGACCAAGGTTCAGAAAAAAAGAATTGAGGAAATATGCAAAGAATTCAACCTTTCACCGAGTGGGGAAAAATGCAAGGCTATGGAGGGATTGATTAAAGAAGCCCAGGATTTCATGGAAGAAGTCGAGGATGAAGACGTGTTAAACGCCGGACTTATTGCCGAAGCCCAACGGGTCGAGCATTATGAGATTTCAGGTTATGGAACGGCTATTAGATATGCCAAGGAACTAGGTCATAAAGATGTGGCCAAAAAGCTTCAAGAAACTCTAGATGAAGAATACGCCGCCGATAACAAGCTTAATAAGTTGGCAGAGAGCCGATTGAATAAGTCTGCTATGGCTTAA
- a CDS encoding PorP/SprF family type IX secretion system membrane protein, producing the protein MKSIVITIFSVLLTSIGLYAQQDPQYSFYRYNMNVVNPAYAGSNEGLEFALGLRSQWAGVEGAPESQSAIFGTPLGKNVGLGVSILNDKTFIETQTWVGVDISYQLKISQKNQLFFGLKGSANTYDANTQGLQTYGVGQDGSLMNFDNRFTPNVGVGLYWKNDKYFVSASIPKLFTPERLEEKNGEARVSTDKVHMYLAGGYEFELSESTNLYLSNMLRFVSASPVSYELTGMVGFAERFTIGAGYRFSESISGLCLFNISGGFDLGYAYENATESPVSGIERGTHELFMRLRI; encoded by the coding sequence ATGAAATCTATAGTAATAACAATCTTTAGCGTGCTTCTGACATCCATAGGTCTTTATGCCCAGCAAGATCCGCAATACTCGTTCTACCGCTATAACATGAACGTAGTGAACCCCGCTTATGCTGGTAGCAATGAAGGGCTAGAATTTGCCCTGGGCCTCCGAAGTCAATGGGCAGGGGTAGAGGGAGCTCCTGAAAGCCAAAGTGCTATTTTTGGAACACCCTTAGGTAAAAATGTAGGCTTGGGAGTTTCAATTTTGAATGATAAGACTTTTATAGAAACCCAAACATGGGTAGGAGTAGATATTTCTTATCAATTAAAAATTTCCCAGAAAAATCAATTGTTCTTTGGTCTTAAAGGAAGTGCAAATACCTATGATGCCAATACGCAAGGTCTCCAGACTTATGGGGTAGGGCAAGATGGTAGTTTGATGAACTTTGATAACCGATTTACGCCAAATGTTGGCGTTGGTCTGTACTGGAAAAATGATAAATACTTTGTTTCCGCTTCTATCCCCAAATTATTCACACCGGAAAGATTGGAAGAGAAAAATGGAGAGGCAAGGGTAAGTACTGATAAAGTACATATGTATCTTGCCGGCGGATATGAGTTCGAGCTCTCAGAATCTACCAATCTGTACCTTAGCAATATGCTGCGTTTTGTTTCGGCTTCCCCGGTATCGTATGAACTCACCGGTATGGTTGGTTTTGCCGAGCGTTTTACTATCGGCGCGGGTTATAGGTTTAGCGAAAGTATTAGTGGTCTGTGTTTATTCAATATCAGCGGAGGTTTTGATTTGGGGTATGCATATGAAAACGCAACCGAAAGCCCTGTAAGTGGCATAGAAAGAGGTACACACGAGCTGTTCATGAGATTGAGAATATAG
- a CDS encoding Crp/Fnr family transcriptional regulator: MGKELKSYLGEKIKSCHFQKNEIVSKTGETCNRLYLIKKGMVRGYFNNGGIDITTWIDSENEVFTSITGFFRNQPSRENIQCIEETYCDYLEYEDYKYCLQRFPEMNHISRIMLEEYYMLSEHRVLLARIPNASNRLDYFLEHSKKAIADRIPRKYLASFLAMRPETLSRLLKK; this comes from the coding sequence ATGGGAAAGGAACTAAAATCATATTTAGGTGAAAAAATCAAAAGTTGCCACTTTCAAAAAAATGAAATCGTAAGTAAGACCGGTGAGACCTGTAACCGACTTTACTTGATTAAAAAGGGAATGGTAAGGGGCTATTTTAATAATGGTGGAATTGATATTACGACTTGGATAGATAGTGAAAACGAAGTATTTACCTCCATAACGGGCTTCTTTAGAAATCAACCTTCCCGAGAAAATATACAGTGTATAGAAGAGACTTATTGTGATTATTTGGAATATGAAGATTACAAATACTGTCTGCAACGTTTTCCAGAGATGAATCATATTAGCAGGATAATGCTTGAGGAGTATTATATGTTATCGGAACATAGAGTGCTCTTAGCTAGAATTCCAAATGCTTCAAATAGGTTAGACTACTTTTTAGAACATAGTAAAAAAGCTATTGCTGATCGCATACCTAGAAAATATTTAGCTTCTTTTTTGGCCATGAGACCCGAAACTTTGAGTAGACTGCTAAAAAAATAG
- a CDS encoding SDR family NAD(P)-dependent oxidoreductase, with amino-acid sequence MKLSRYMWGAVAVGGLVAARHLHRKKRHLELSGRVILITGATRGLGLVMARQLSQAGAKVAICGRNQEELDAACRQLSELTSEFLGINCNVTDKVQVQEMMSHIQRHWGEVEVLINNAGIIQVGPMEHMNEEDYRQAINVHFWAPFNLIKEALPGMKASGQGRIVNIASINGKVSFPHLLPYTVSKFALAGFSEGITSELGRNNIRVTSVYPGLMRTGSPRNIDVKGRHKKEYAWFKVSDSLPGLSMDAEKAAAKIIKAMKYGKKVIGLGLPAKLAMAMEGLVPGINLSFFDVADKLLPGTVDSHADSADTHKGYESESDITKSMLTSKTTDAEKRNNERLKKRQ; translated from the coding sequence ATGAAACTGAGCCGCTATATGTGGGGAGCAGTTGCTGTTGGAGGTTTAGTGGCCGCACGGCATTTGCACAGGAAAAAGCGACATCTCGAACTTTCGGGGCGGGTAATCCTTATTACTGGGGCTACTAGGGGACTTGGGTTGGTAATGGCCCGTCAGCTGTCGCAGGCCGGGGCAAAGGTGGCCATATGCGGACGGAATCAGGAAGAACTGGACGCTGCCTGCAGGCAATTGTCAGAACTAACATCTGAGTTTCTTGGAATAAATTGTAATGTTACTGATAAGGTGCAGGTACAGGAAATGATGTCCCACATCCAGCGACACTGGGGAGAGGTGGAAGTTTTGATCAACAATGCGGGGATTATTCAGGTTGGCCCGATGGAGCACATGAATGAAGAAGATTACAGGCAGGCCATAAACGTACATTTCTGGGCCCCATTTAATTTGATCAAAGAAGCCTTACCAGGTATGAAGGCGAGCGGCCAAGGACGCATCGTAAATATTGCCTCTATTAACGGGAAGGTGAGTTTCCCACATCTTCTTCCTTACACTGTGAGCAAGTTTGCACTGGCCGGCTTTTCAGAAGGAATCACCTCGGAATTGGGCCGGAACAATATACGGGTCACTTCGGTATATCCAGGGCTAATGCGGACCGGGAGCCCACGGAATATAGATGTTAAAGGGCGGCATAAAAAGGAGTATGCATGGTTCAAAGTATCCGATTCCCTACCTGGATTGTCCATGGACGCCGAAAAGGCGGCCGCCAAGATTATCAAGGCTATGAAATATGGTAAAAAGGTAATCGGGCTAGGTCTGCCGGCTAAACTTGCGATGGCCATGGAGGGTTTGGTTCCAGGAATAAATTTATCTTTTTTTGACGTTGCCGACAAACTTTTGCCCGGTACGGTGGACTCTCATGCCGATAGCGCTGATACCCATAAAGGTTACGAAAGTGAATCGGATATTACAAAGTCCATGCTTACCTCCAAAACAACAGATGCCGAGAAAAGAAACAATGAACGCTTAAAAAAAAGACAATAA